Part of the Chroicocephalus ridibundus chromosome 17, bChrRid1.1, whole genome shotgun sequence genome is shown below.
CCTGAGACAAGAGAGGGGGTTAATAAGAAATTCAACAGCCCAGAAGTCGGGAGAATTAAGGACCCAGCTTTTATGGTTCTCTCTTTGTCTGCTGCTCCCCAGAAAGAAGCGGGTATGtcccagggaaggggagaggctgCAGAGCCGCCTCCGCCTGCTTGCTGCTGCatgttttccttcagctgcatcaAATCCTcatggcagagctctgctggccCCAGGTGCTGTACGAGCAGATGATCCTCTCACACCAGCTGTAAATTCCTGTCAGGTTCACCGGATGAGTAACAAGTCAAGATACAAATTGCCAAAGCACTGAGATAATGGGAAagttttcttcccagaaaagaCTTACTCCGATCTGCTTTTGAAGGTTAGCTGCTGGATCTGCAGCAATTCATCATTTTGCTCATAAAGCGCTGTTAGTAAAGATTATTGTACTACTCTCCAGAGCTTCACGAGTAACCCTGCGTTCTCACCAGCCCGGGACGTGAAGAGCACAGGCTGCGCGAGCCCGCTGGAGCAGGGTTCCCAGGCCACAGTGGAGCCACCAGAACAGTGGTTTTTAAAACTCGTTTTTAATCTTTGTAAACCGTTCCTtgccgggagctgctgccttccgGCCTCGCTTTGTCAAGGGACACCAAAGAACTCTCACCCTCCTTTCCCTCGCGAAGCACAGCTGGCCAACGCGGCCCCTTTTGAAGCCACTTGTGCAACGGTGGCGTAACCCCCCACAGTCCGGGCAAAGGGGACTCTGCGCACACCCAGCTTGAAGAGCCGTGCCTGGCTGCCCAGCACAGAGCCTTTCCTTTCCGTTTTTGCACTATGTAGGACTAAGTCAAGGAAAAGAGCACCTCCTACTCAATAACCGCAACTTCTTATGGCATCTAGAAATTCCTTGGTGGGTATTCATCCAAAAATCGAGCAGATTCAACCCAGTTTAACTTATCCATTTTGACAGGAGCACAGCAGGAGATGGTACGGGCACAGACCACGCTCCGAGCTTTTCAGAATCATTACTTATTAAATACTGACGAATAAGATGTACTGTAACGAGCATTTAAACTGCCTGTAGGCTGATTATCTTAGCTGCCAACTGGACACTGTGTGCAGGGTGCAGGCTTATACAGATTAAGCAGACGGGCTCGGAGATTGCTGCTTGAGTCTCTTGGCCTATTTCACAACAGAGGAATGCCACATGCATAAATTATGGGGGCAAAAAAGCAGTAAGTAGGTACTAAGTGCAACAGCAAGTGAGTCACAATAAACACTCCCTCCTCCTTCTAAAAACTGGGGGTATAGGAAGCTCTTACAGTGCCTCAAGTTTTCCAGCGGGCCTTAAAAGTAGAAGAAATAGgtcaaatatttcagtattgCCTCGCAGAGGAGTTTGTGTCATTAATTCTGTGGAGACTTTCGTGAAAGACTGATGTGAAACGGCTTCACTCTGACCTTTCCTGTGtaagttctctctctctgccttcacCGCCTGCGACAGCCCCGAACGCAGCCGAATCTTTTATTTATGCCGTGCCGTCCCTCGCAGCTCGCTCCCGTCCCTTCTCCTGAGCTGCTGAATCGCTCTCACACTTCAGATTTTACAAATCGCTGTAATCAGCTCTCACTTCACCTCACCTTTACTTTTTACGACCGCTCTCTACCTCCCCCAGCTGCAATAGCTCACGAGGAATTGCCAGAGCCTTCCTCCTGGctttaaatcctctttttttttttttttttttcctctctccactcTGCTCTGTTTTTAGACATCTTCCTCTTGGAAACACGGGCTGTAGCCGATGCTTTCGGGGCAGCGGGGGAACCCCTGGTCGCTCCTGCGAGGCTCAGCGCTGCTTTAACCCCAACCAGGCAGCTCTAATCCCGCTTTCTGCGAAGGACGATCACGGCGCCTCAGGAGTAGTGATGAATTCTCACCAATAATACATTCAGAGCTTAAAGCTTCctgtccccttctccccacaggGCCTCCGGTAACTCAGCCCTCCCCACAGGCTCGGCACCGACAGCGCAGGAGTGCTTTTAAACATCCACGAATGACAAAAACAATCATCTGCCAACTGGAAGCCGCAGCCCATTGTTTTAACATCAGAGCTGCCTTTTCCCAGCCTGGAACAAACCACTTGAGAAACACTTAACAAGCAGATGTTAAAACACTCACTGCAGAGCCGCCGCACCGGTGTCACGTCTGCCGGGGTGACGGTGACACCTCCACTCCGTGGGAATGTTGTCCGCTGACTTCCCGCAGCATCTCCGTTAGCCCACGAGCGAGCTGCTCCTCTGAATTTAAGTCGGCGGGAGTCAAACAAGGCACAGGGCTGCCCAAAACGCCAGCACAACGCACTGCAGCTCACCTCAAAGTGCTGAGGAACACCAGTCTGCCCAGCAGATaaggagaggggctgtggggagggaggatgggggggggaaagaggtgCCCTGGGATCGTCACATCCCAGGAACTCATCACACCTGGGACAAGGGGCTGAGCCATGGGAACAGCAGGGGCAGCCCCCGCTCAAGGAAAGGCCCCCcccagccttccagtacttaaagggaaaGACGGGGACTGACTTTTTAGCAGGGTTTGTTGCGATAGAATGGCTTTAAAcggaaagagaggagatttagccTAGacctaaggaagaaatgttttacgctgagggtggtgagcccctggctggggttgcccagggaggtgggagatgccccaaccctggaaacatcccaggccagattggacggggctctgagcgacctgatctggTTGGAGATGTCCCAGCTCATGGCAAGAGGCTGGATtcgatgacctttaaaggtcctgtCCCATCCATGATTTTAATCCATCCCCCAGGAATTCCCCCAGGGAGCTAGTCCAGGAGCCTGGACCAGCTGGTGGAAAGTGGCTTGAAAACGAAGCCTGGCCAAGAGTCGAGGGTGTCATTTCTGTCCCCGGTAACCCCCCGGTGACACTGCAGGTGCTCTGGGCTGGGTGGCGGGGGGACATCCTGGGATGCAGCTCTGGGCCTCGGTGAGCACGGGTGTCACGAGAGATGAAATCCCACGTGCGGCCGCGCTCTCGTGGGGCCGGGAGCAGCGCTGGGACGTCACGCCGAAGGGAATCGGCTGTTCTGGGTCAAACCAGCGGCGGGAGCCGAGGGCTGGTGGCAAAGGCAAAGACGATTTAGGTGCAGCAGCCGCGGTGAATTCCTCGATGGGACCAATCCTTTATGTAAAATTACACCTATTTTCACGCGCTCTGTTGAACCGGgaccaggggaaaaaatggaaaaaggagcTTGTGCTGCTTTCTGGCACCGAAATCCTGTCCTGGAGCGAGGCCGCAGGcaggcggtgggtgctggggtggcagtgggatGGGGGTCACGGCAcagacaccagccccagccccagcccacgggTGCTGACGGCCCCACATCCCCTGCCGGGGCAGGAAAAGTGCCTGGGAAGACAATGTTTCCTTCTGACATGGGAAGCTTTGCAGGTTCCCCTCTTTTATTACCAGGCACAACCTTGTCCTTAAAAAATGGCAATCAGAGAAATGATCCCTCTGCCCAGCGACGCCCGGCTTGGACGGCGGAGAGGAGGGAAAATGACCGGCGAGTCAGGAGGGGAGCGTGCTGCCGGCTTAAACGCTGAGCTCTTAACCACATGCACGGGAAGACTTGCTGTGATTTTTAGCTCTGCTTCAGTTTCCTATCCGCTGAAATTAAATTTCCTCCTGCCGAAGTCCAGTGACCGCATTTTCTGCTCGGCACCGTTCCTATAACGAGCAACATCATCGGATTAGTGAGTCCTTTGCAGGCAGTGAATAAGTATGATTCATTATTGGCAGCAATGCCActgtaaatggattttttttgtggtgaaaataaataaataaggctaCATAACTGAAGGGCTGTTGATGAAGTGTAGACCGGCTTTAATCACAGGGTAATTGCTGCCATCAGTCctaattatttataaatatttttataattgtgGAAATTAAACAATTAGacatccttccttcccccttctaAATCTAATCAGTTAAAAGTTCAGGATGCAGTCTGGGGCCGCGGCTGCTGAACGCGCTTCGTCCACGGGCTGAGGGAAACGTTGCTTTACCTTTCCTCTAAAACACACACCGCCCCGCAAAAGCAACCACGGCGCAGAGCCTCCGTCGCCGGGGCTGGAAGGACGGACCCGCAGCCGGGCTCCCACCAGCGACTCAATAAACCACCGAATTTCCAGCGGAGCCGGGTACGACGCAGCTCCCCGGGAACATCGCTCCGTCCCGGGGCGTTCGGGGTCAGAAGAGGCGTCACCGCCAACGAGGACCCGGTTCTTAAATCTTGCCCCAGTAACATCTTTTCCTCCATCCTGCAGAGGAAGAacggccctccccggggcagcccaGTTAATTACCCGCCTGGGTAATTACCTTCCAGGGTGGGCAGAGCACCCTGACGTTAATAACAGAGATTTACCGGCGTGCTGGAACCGTACAGAAGGAGGTCACGCCGCTAATTCTCCCGCTGCTGATCCCGGCAGATAAATCTACAGTACATCAGGAAACGAATCACCCGGAAACGCAGTATTAAAACGGGTGATTATATTTCCTCGCTTAAGGAGAAGCGTTGACTTTAACGCCGAGCTCCCCCCTACACCCGCCACCGCCGAGCGCCGGCTCCCAGCTCCCCGGCGAGAGTTTGCCCTCGGCTACTTGCGGCTGGAGAGTAAATAGTGATAGGGTAAtagagaggagaaaaatctctCCTTGGGATGGGAGATGCCTGGCAGGCTGCCGGCCCCAGACCTCCTCCTGTGCTCGCccagaccccccccgcccccgccccgagACCCCCCTGACACCCCGGCTCGGCCACAGGCACCCCCTGGAAATATTCCCTTAATCCTGGTTTTCTGCTCTTCCCCATTCCCTGCAACACCTGATTAAATATCCGAGATTACTAACGGCATAAATCCAGTGCAATTCAGCCCGTCCCAGACCAAATTGTCTTCCCGAAGCTTTTTGCACTTTTTCATaaggttttcatatttttttttttatatttttatattttatttccctgcCCAACCACGCAGGCCAGCGACTGTTCCACAACCAGCCGGTGGCTGCCACCGGAAtccacctcctctcccctgtGCTCGTTAGCGTAGGCTGTAACGAGCCTGGTGGTTTCCATCCTGATGAGCCCTCGGGCAGGAGCCCTGGGGCCGGCCCCTGGGGGCTCGGTGTTATCCAGCCCCATGGGGGGACACCCGTGGGACCCCGGGGACGCGGTGGCAGCCGGGGATGCCCATCTCGCTGCATCCCCCggccctccccagctgctccggGGCCACGGGAGGAGGGTCCCCGGGGAGAGAAGCGGGGTGGGGGATGGCAGCCGTCTGCTCAGGAGCCCGGGGTCTGCGGGCTGTGGTGGCCGCACCGTGCCACGCCGCGTCTGGAGACAGCCACGTGACAAACAAGGTTAATGTCCCACGAGCGGGAGCTGTCACTCCACGTTAGGTCCCAGGTTTCACCCTCCACGGCACCATGCTTCGGCACGCACCGCCCAGGGCAAGGTGCCGGTGAACCAGCACGGGGCCACCGCGGGTGCCATGGCCCTCGTGGGGACCGGGGGGACCGCGGGCATCGGGAAGGGCTTGTCCTCCCTGGCCACCGTGGTCCCTCCTCGTGTGCCACGCGATGCCCGGGTCTGCTCCGGTGGGGacgggagggcagggagagggcagggccCCCACAAATGGCCCCACAGTGTCCCGGCGCGACGCGGCTCAGGGACCGGCACCGTGCCGGTGACATGAGCCGCGCTGCAGGAGCCGAGGTGCCGGGTGTTCATTTAttgaaggggaaggcagggtTACCGCAGGGAGCGGGTATCGTGTTGCCGAAACACCCAGCAGAGCCGGAGGCGGCTCTGGGAAGACATGGGCTGTCGTGGGCGCCTGTCGCCCTTCCCCTGCGGCCAGGATGTCGCCAGGGACAGGGGTGGCCCTGGCACAGGGCGATGCCACCCGCCTGGGCCCAAAGCagcaccctgtgccccccacAGACGCACACACGGCACACGCCGGGCACGGGCTCCAAAGTAAAAGCCAACTTTATTGTCGTATAAAGTAAGAACGTAAAAGGTCCcttaaacaaaacacacattgGGTCGGACGGTCCCGGGTGTCCCCTCACGCCGCGATGCCCGCGGGGGAGCAGCGCCCAGGGCCGCGGTGCAGCCGCTGTCGGTGGCTCGGTccggtcccccccagccccttttctCCGGAGCCGGTTgtatgggggtggggggagctgccgtggggctgtggggccgggggacGCCTGGatgggagctgggggctgaggcGTTTGTGCGTTGCAGAGCCCCTGGTCTGCGCTGGGAGACGAGGCACTTGTGGAAGGGCGCGggcgccgctcccccgccggctCCATCCCACGGCTCCCACCGGCACGCGGGTGCCGGAAGACGGGAGcagccggagccggagccccCGCAGCACCGGGGCAGCCGGAGCCGTGTCTGGCCTGGCACGGAGGGTGTTCAAGCAGCTTTGGTTGGTGCTCTTGGTGAATTAAGGCAATTTCGCTTcagttggttttaaaaaaaagggcGAAACTGGCAAAACCAGCTCTCTCAGGGGCCAGACGCTCGGTTGGAAGAGGCTGGGTCTGCTCTGGCTTCGCTCCGAGTCGCCGCTTGGACCCCGCACGCCCAAAGGTGGGCACTGACCCCCCTCACCCGCACCCGCCCCCGGCCTGGCCTCTGCCCACCACCCCCAGGAACCTGCAGCCCAATAACTGGAAGTGTCAAGAAGGGACTTTGGGGCATTTTAAGGGAGATTCAGGCTCCTGCCAGCGGCGTGGGAGTGGGGAGAGGGCGGAAGGGCCGCGGcggctccctccatccccgctTCCCGTCACAGTGACCGGTCGGCAGCCCTGGGAGTCCTCGCGTGAGGGCTGGAGCTCTCGGTGGCGGCAGAtgggagcaggctgctgggggTGCTACCCGTCCGCAAACACCCACCCCCGGGGAGCACCAAGGGGAAACCCGTTCCCCCTGACATCCCGGCAGGGCCGGACCCACCGCCTGgaccccccggtgtccccccatCAGCACCCGCACCCCTTGGCGGCCCCGGAGGGCTCAGCCCCGGGGGAGCTCATTTCCCATTTGCTTCTTATTCCCTGTTTGCTTCGTAGAGAAACTGGGCGCTGCGAGGGGgcaggtgctggggctgccccccagccacCCCGTCTCCGAGCAGGGACCCCCCCCTACACCCCTCGCTCCGCCGGGAAAGGCGCTGGGAGCAGCGGGGGCCGAGACGGGAGATGGGGTGGCACCGTCTGGCACGAGAGCCGGCGCGGGACAACCCCGGACCTGACTCTTGCCTTTCCCAACCGATGCGTCCCCACCTCCCGCCCCGTCCTTCGGTCCCACCGGGCTGCGGTCACAGCCCGTCACCTTCCCGGGGCCAGTGACCCATCAGGACACTGGCCTCGCGGCCGTACCGCTCCTCCCCATGGCCCAGCCTTCCCCGCTGCCTGGCCCGGCAGGGAGCCAGCACCGGCGCTGCCGGGAACATCCCTCGGGCAGCCCAGGGTGAGCCGGGGAGGGATTAAAACATCAATTCCGTTAATGCCCCAAGGGATCTCGGCAAAGGAAATATAAAAGTTTTAAATGAAGTCCGAATGTCCAGGTCGGTCGGAGAAAAAACCGCGTGCCGGGGGATGCTCGGGGTCTCTCCGGTCCTTCGTAACGCAGAGGCAGCGGGCGGATGCTGCAGCCGCTCTGTGCTCAGCGCCGATAACCGCCCCCGACCGCGGCCACTTCGCCCCTCGCTGCGCCAGAGCCCGGCGCTCGCTGAccacagctcctgctgccagaCGGCGCTTCCCCGGGGAGAAAAAACATCCGTGACTCTTGCTGTGCGACGACGGCGGCTccccgcagctcctgcagccatGGCGAGCCTGCAGAGCGGCCGATCCCCAGCTCTTCCGTGCATCCCCGTGTCCTGCGGGATGCCGGTGCCTCACACCACGGTGCTGATGGTGGACGACTCCTCCGACCTCCGCTGCTTGCTGGGCAGGGACTTGAGATACTCCAGGTGCCGCCGGGCATCCTCCTGGTTCTGCCGCACGTAGTAGACCAGGTAGGAGATCACCATGGCGAACCAGCCGAACATGGTGACCAGCATGGCGATGTCCGTCGTCTTTTTGTACACGTTGCAGAAGTCCGTGTCGGCGATGACCTGCAGGAAGGCTTTGCCGACGTGCTCCTCCTGCGCGGAGGAGTGGCACACGATGCCGCCCGAGGAGCCGGCCGCCAGGTCCACCGTGCGGATCAGCTCCTGCAGCCGGCAGTCACACAGCCAGGGGTTGTTGGAGAGGTTGACCTTGGCCTTCAGGTTGCTAAAGGCGTCTTTGCTGACCGACACCAGCCTGTTGGAAGACAAGTCCAGAGAGTGCAGGTGCTCGGCCAGGCCCCGGAAAGCCCCGCTCTCGACGCTGGCGATGGCGTTGTGGGACAGGTCCAGCTCCAGCAGGAGCGGCAGGTCCCGGAAGGCGTCACGGGGCAGGAAGGGGATTCGGTTGGAGTCCAGGAAGAGCTTGTTGGTGTCGTTGGGTATGTC
Proteins encoded:
- the LRRC3C gene encoding leucine-rich repeat-containing protein 3C, whose product is MPAAERVPLRSVTMWLLLQSLLLLASCFPSAAAFPKGCYPSEEEGLKTFRCSNARLTEVPRDIPNDTNKLFLDSNRIPFLPRDAFRDLPLLLELDLSHNAIASVESGAFRGLAEHLHSLDLSSNRLVSVSKDAFSNLKAKVNLSNNPWLCDCRLQELIRTVDLAAGSSGGIVCHSSAQEEHVGKAFLQVIADTDFCNVYKKTTDIAMLVTMFGWFAMVISYLVYYVRQNQEDARRHLEYLKSLPSKQRRSEESSTISTVV